The Bradyrhizobium sp. WBAH42 genome includes a window with the following:
- a CDS encoding DUF2840 domain-containing protein translates to MSDLTEVEVLWLEKRIENRVRFGRIVEERKLDRHRRVLSFAPGSIFAFVRWTSNDFGTVISRIDILRAVAPRQPCSTVPYVTPGGEILLRLSGWPKVERVLQMIDAVEALGIDAADVAPDHWHHVHNRLSVNENPRPYTKARHQAWLHRQRVMR, encoded by the coding sequence ATGAGTGATCTCACGGAAGTGGAAGTGTTGTGGCTCGAGAAGCGCATCGAAAACCGCGTTCGGTTCGGTCGCATCGTCGAGGAACGGAAGCTTGATCGCCATCGGCGTGTCCTGTCATTCGCGCCGGGTAGCATCTTTGCCTTCGTCCGTTGGACCTCGAACGACTTCGGCACGGTCATTTCGCGGATCGACATCTTGCGCGCAGTCGCTCCGCGACAGCCCTGCTCGACCGTCCCTTATGTGACACCCGGCGGGGAGATTTTGCTGCGCCTGTCTGGCTGGCCGAAGGTCGAGCGAGTGCTGCAAATGATCGATGCCGTTGAGGCACTCGGCATTGATGCTGCTGACGTCGCTCCCGATCATTGGCATCACGTTCATAACCGCCTATCCGTCAACGAAAACCCGCGCCCCTACACAAAAGCGCGCCACCAGGCTTGGCTCCATCGTCAAAGGGTGATGCGATGA
- a CDS encoding S26 family signal peptidase, producing the protein MTGRLKILVATFGTAAVLVATIVLEPLPLYIWNASASVPIGLYRLRPADQLQVTELVAVQPPEPLATFLDLNGYLPIGVPMLKRVLALPGQTVCRTGLTISVDTIAVGEARDHDRRGRPLPKWQGCRVVGDGELFLMNWQSDDSLDGRYFGFLPASSVIGRATPVWTWEE; encoded by the coding sequence ATGACAGGCCGCCTGAAGATACTCGTCGCGACGTTTGGGACTGCTGCTGTGCTCGTCGCGACAATCGTCCTGGAGCCGCTTCCGCTTTATATCTGGAACGCCTCCGCGAGCGTGCCGATCGGTCTCTATCGCCTGCGACCGGCGGATCAACTTCAAGTCACTGAATTGGTCGCCGTACAGCCGCCGGAGCCGCTCGCGACCTTCCTCGACCTTAACGGCTATTTGCCCATCGGCGTCCCCATGCTGAAGCGCGTGCTTGCCCTTCCCGGGCAGACCGTTTGCAGAACCGGCCTCACGATTTCGGTCGATACCATCGCGGTGGGCGAAGCGCGGGATCACGACAGACGCGGCCGGCCGTTGCCGAAATGGCAGGGCTGCCGCGTCGTCGGCGACGGCGAGCTGTTTCTGATGAATTGGCAGTCGGACGACTCTCTTGATGGCCGGTATTTTGGATTTCTTCCGGCATCTAGCGTGATCGGCCGTGCGACGCCGGTATGGACGTGGGAGGAGTGA
- a CDS encoding lytic transglycosylase domain-containing protein: MLPLTAGGSAALAQNGSAAQPTISQTAHSFAGFVNEASQRFGIAPNWIRSVQSIESAGDVHARSPKGAMGLMQIMPATWAELRERYNLGNDPYDPHDNILAGTAYLRELLDRYGSPGVFAAYNAGPSRYEEHLAGGSLPDETRAYVAKLANLLAIELPPRWTSSGQSSAASTLFVTRSDLMKTRDRSLALMPSSGVATAISAPGVSHMVPRPIGMFVPRSDSAVSQ; encoded by the coding sequence ATGCTTCCTCTGACCGCGGGTGGCAGTGCTGCTTTGGCCCAGAACGGATCAGCCGCCCAGCCGACGATCAGTCAGACCGCTCACTCATTTGCCGGCTTCGTCAATGAAGCCTCGCAACGCTTTGGAATTGCGCCGAACTGGATCCGATCGGTCCAAAGCATCGAGAGTGCTGGTGACGTGCACGCCAGATCGCCAAAAGGCGCAATGGGCCTGATGCAAATCATGCCGGCGACTTGGGCGGAACTTCGCGAGCGCTACAATCTCGGGAACGACCCCTACGACCCGCACGACAACATCCTGGCCGGCACGGCCTATCTGCGCGAACTTCTCGATCGGTATGGCTCGCCTGGTGTGTTTGCCGCGTACAACGCGGGACCATCCCGCTATGAAGAGCATCTCGCAGGCGGCTCTTTGCCAGACGAGACGCGAGCATACGTCGCAAAGCTTGCAAATCTGCTTGCCATTGAACTGCCGCCGAGGTGGACGTCCAGCGGACAGTCATCAGCAGCTTCGACGCTATTTGTCACGCGATCCGATCTCATGAAAACGCGAGATCGGTCGCTGGCGCTCATGCCGTCGAGCGGTGTCGCGACCGCAATCTCGGCGCCCGGTGTTTCGCACATGGTTCCGCGGCCAATTGGCATGTTCGTCCCTCGATCGGATTCGGCAGTATCGCAATGA
- a CDS encoding IS66 family transposase: MQLNLNNLPTDTELLHRLARDIVCTIDHRDSEIERLRSIIKQLQRAQFGRRSERLDPDQLALGLEDLDGDLTREGESRPPVEKQHTERSSRRKPLPDHLPRQDVRLDVDNMTCGCCGGALHIIGESVSDMLDWVPAQLRVIRTTRPKYACRSCKTVMQAPAPERVIAGGMATPALLAQVLVSKYCDHTPLYRQSQIFARHGVDLPRSTLAGWVGGACWWLEALHICLTKSVFASDHLFADDTPVPVLDPGRGRTKTGRLWVHAREQRGWGGPEPPAAVYMFAPDRRAERPATHLENFKGVLHVDGYAGFEPLTGRGDVVLAACWSHTRRRFYEVAQATSAPIATEALRRIAELYAIEANVRGQSPVHRLAARHNRSRPIIDAVRLWLEAQLPLVPGRSTLAEAIRYALSRWEGLTRFLHDSRIELDTNPVERAIRPVALGRKNHLFAGSDGGGRRWAVLCSLIEACKLNDVEPYAYLHDVLPRMVDGHPVNRLDELLPWAWKAGNLVKS; the protein is encoded by the coding sequence ATGCAGCTCAATCTCAACAATCTCCCGACAGATACAGAACTTCTGCATCGCCTGGCCCGCGATATTGTATGCACGATCGACCATCGCGACAGTGAGATTGAGCGCCTCCGATCGATCATCAAGCAGTTGCAGCGCGCGCAGTTCGGCCGTCGTTCCGAGCGCCTCGATCCCGATCAGTTGGCGCTCGGGCTTGAAGATCTCGACGGCGATCTCACGCGCGAAGGAGAGAGCCGCCCGCCGGTCGAGAAGCAACACACCGAACGGTCTTCCCGTCGCAAGCCGCTGCCTGATCATTTGCCGCGCCAGGATGTGCGACTCGATGTCGACAACATGACCTGCGGCTGCTGCGGCGGCGCGCTGCATATCATCGGCGAGAGCGTGAGCGACATGTTGGACTGGGTTCCGGCGCAACTGCGCGTGATCCGCACCACTCGCCCCAAATATGCCTGCCGGAGTTGCAAGACAGTGATGCAGGCGCCGGCTCCGGAGCGGGTGATCGCCGGCGGCATGGCCACGCCGGCGCTGCTTGCCCAGGTGCTGGTCAGCAAGTATTGCGATCACACGCCGCTCTATCGCCAGTCGCAGATCTTTGCCCGACACGGCGTCGATCTTCCGCGGTCGACGCTCGCCGGATGGGTTGGCGGAGCCTGCTGGTGGCTCGAGGCGCTGCACATCTGCTTGACCAAAAGCGTGTTCGCCTCCGACCATTTGTTCGCCGACGACACGCCGGTACCAGTGCTCGATCCTGGACGCGGCCGAACGAAGACCGGACGTCTCTGGGTCCATGCCCGCGAGCAACGCGGCTGGGGCGGACCTGAACCGCCGGCCGCCGTCTATATGTTTGCGCCGGACCGAAGGGCTGAGCGTCCTGCTACCCATCTGGAGAACTTCAAGGGCGTTCTGCATGTCGACGGATATGCCGGCTTCGAGCCCTTGACCGGCAGAGGCGACGTCGTGCTCGCGGCATGTTGGAGCCATACACGGCGACGGTTTTATGAGGTGGCGCAGGCCACCAGCGCGCCGATCGCGACCGAAGCGCTGCGCCGGATAGCCGAGCTCTATGCCATCGAGGCTAACGTTCGCGGTCAATCGCCTGTGCACCGGCTCGCGGCTCGCCACAATCGCTCGAGGCCGATTATCGACGCCGTGCGGCTCTGGCTCGAAGCACAGCTTCCTCTTGTACCCGGACGAAGCACTCTGGCCGAAGCGATCCGCTACGCGCTCTCGCGCTGGGAAGGTCTGACGCGCTTCCTGCATGACAGTCGCATCGAGCTCGATACCAACCCGGTCGAACGCGCGATCAGGCCAGTTGCACTTGGCCGCAAGAACCATCTCTTCGCGGGCAGCGACGGCGGGGGCCGTCGATGGGCCGTGCTGTGCTCGCTGATTGAAGCCTGCAAGCTCAACGACGTCGAGCCCTATGCCTATCTGCATGACGTGCTCCCGCGCATGGTCGACGGACATCCGGTCAACCGCCTCGATGAACTGCTGCCGTGGGCGTGGAAAGCCGGGAATCTTGTCAAGAGCTGA
- the tnpB gene encoding IS66 family insertion sequence element accessory protein TnpB (TnpB, as the term is used for proteins encoded by IS66 family insertion elements, is considered an accessory protein, since TnpC, encoded by a neighboring gene, is a DDE family transposase.): MIAVPAGVRVHLALGHTDMRKGLDGLATLIQEHLKKDPFSGHLFVFRGKNASLLKILFWDGTGLCLFTKRIDHGSFWWPRAAEPGGTVTLSPAQLAMLIEGIDWRAPERFWRPLLAG, translated from the coding sequence ATGATCGCTGTTCCGGCAGGCGTGAGGGTGCATCTCGCGCTTGGCCATACCGACATGCGCAAGGGTCTCGACGGACTTGCGACGCTGATCCAGGAACACCTGAAGAAGGACCCCTTCTCGGGCCATCTGTTCGTCTTCCGCGGCAAGAATGCCTCGCTCCTGAAGATCCTGTTTTGGGATGGCACAGGGCTCTGCCTGTTCACCAAGCGCATCGATCATGGAAGCTTTTGGTGGCCACGCGCGGCGGAGCCTGGCGGCACGGTGACGCTGTCGCCGGCGCAGCTCGCGATGCTGATCGAAGGCATCGACTGGCGCGCACCCGAGCGCTTCTGGCGTCCGCTTCTTGCTGGATGA
- a CDS encoding transposase has translation MAPRRSWTKANNPYWSTHVATWYRGHQDAEEYCRRRKLSIMTFERWMRHLVSAEDLRKRAEYLRKLRSKELERQGKKGPTKRRKRPPRYRYSVRTDSKPIALRAFWGMHVEAMNWSSMGHAEYAAALGLSPHALRIWRDRLEESGDEMDWRSLLHPSARAQLSSAANCARCKYRLTPQTVDGRSNRRRFSDEQKRAIVQETEKPGVAVAAACRRHGIATSMVFRWRAEFGLTARKAPQLAMVALADGMANEVPALAALRDLVKAAGRDDGDRT, from the coding sequence ATGGCGCCTCGCCGCTCCTGGACAAAGGCCAACAATCCGTACTGGTCGACACACGTTGCGACCTGGTATCGCGGCCATCAGGACGCGGAGGAATATTGCCGCCGGCGCAAGCTTTCGATCATGACATTCGAACGGTGGATGCGCCATCTGGTGAGCGCGGAGGATCTGCGCAAACGCGCGGAATACTTGCGGAAATTGCGCAGCAAAGAGCTTGAACGGCAGGGCAAGAAGGGGCCAACGAAGCGACGCAAAAGGCCGCCGCGCTATCGCTACAGCGTGCGCACGGACAGCAAACCGATTGCTCTTCGGGCGTTCTGGGGCATGCATGTCGAGGCGATGAACTGGAGCAGCATGGGACATGCCGAGTACGCCGCGGCACTCGGTCTTTCGCCTCATGCGTTGCGCATTTGGCGCGATCGGCTGGAAGAATCCGGCGACGAAATGGACTGGCGATCGCTGCTTCATCCGAGTGCCCGGGCTCAATTAAGCAGCGCGGCTAATTGCGCGCGATGCAAATACCGCTTGACACCGCAGACAGTGGATGGGCGATCGAACCGTCGCCGCTTCAGCGACGAGCAGAAGCGCGCGATCGTGCAGGAGACAGAGAAGCCCGGTGTCGCCGTGGCCGCGGCGTGCCGCCGCCATGGCATCGCCACCAGCATGGTGTTCCGCTGGCGAGCCGAGTTCGGCCTGACCGCTCGCAAGGCACCGCAACTTGCAATGGTGGCGCTCGCCGACGGCATGGCGAATGAGGTGCCGGCGCTCGCGGCATTGCGCGATCTCGTCAAAGCCGCCGGACGGGATGACGGCGATCGAACTTGA
- a CDS encoding pentapeptide repeat-containing protein, with amino-acid sequence MRAAKLTGFRGRCAFVRDCDLEHADLSQAYLYRSMITGDPPQSMALGHANLEGSNLVQAYLAAGMTDSNLEATRAAYVRMNQSSLRDANLSGISPFQASFVKVDFSGAKITTFEPPFFADRCRGLQVALEGDQRSEPSNYLAELSSLMRRGREGST; translated from the coding sequence ATGCGAGCCGCCAAACTTACCGGTTTTCGCGGCCGCTGCGCCTTTGTGCGCGACTGCGATCTCGAACATGCGGACCTATCACAGGCTTACCTCTACAGGTCGATGATCACCGGTGATCCGCCGCAATCAATGGCATTGGGTCACGCAAATCTCGAAGGCTCCAATCTCGTTCAGGCATATCTCGCCGCGGGTATGACCGATAGCAACCTGGAGGCAACACGGGCCGCATACGTTCGCATGAACCAATCGTCCCTGCGCGATGCGAACCTGAGTGGGATATCGCCATTCCAGGCCAGCTTCGTGAAAGTCGACTTTTCAGGCGCTAAGATAACCACTTTCGAGCCGCCGTTTTTTGCTGACCGTTGTCGGGGACTGCAGGTCGCTCTGGAGGGGGATCAGCGGAGCGAGCCATCGAACTATCTGGCTGAACTCTCATCGTTGATGCGACGTGGTCGAGAAGGGTCAACCTGA
- a CDS encoding pantoate--beta-alanine ligase translates to MHLAGLSAGKAFIREVARTGQTIGTVHTLGALHLGHAELIRRAALENDVAIVTVYPNKIQLRPGGSYEFNLDDDIGLALRSGATAVISSCDTEMFPPGYRTFVSQGDYHLRLDGPEACLKEAVTGAVRWICYARPTRSYFGLKDIGQAILVKRAVADLLLDCEIRFVPTVRYKNGMPISSRLRRFSRSELDELSCLFTALNHLREEIVRGESSVKDLVASAASHIKFRRFKFDFLRIVGADSFEDLEQVKLPFIIIGAATAHGLRVFDSIYVPDQDTLLNGAPDLWIDLPKHS, encoded by the coding sequence ATGCATCTGGCAGGTCTTTCCGCAGGCAAGGCGTTCATCCGGGAGGTCGCAAGAACAGGTCAGACCATCGGCACGGTACACACTCTGGGCGCCCTGCATCTTGGGCATGCAGAACTGATCAGAAGAGCGGCCTTGGAGAATGACGTCGCGATTGTCACAGTGTACCCGAACAAGATCCAGCTTAGACCAGGTGGGAGCTACGAGTTCAATTTGGACGATGATATTGGACTTGCCCTACGTTCGGGAGCGACTGCCGTGATTTCCTCGTGCGACACCGAAATGTTTCCGCCTGGCTATCGAACGTTCGTATCGCAAGGTGACTATCATTTGCGTTTAGATGGGCCTGAGGCGTGCTTGAAGGAAGCCGTAACCGGTGCGGTCCGTTGGATCTGCTATGCGCGGCCAACTCGCAGCTACTTCGGCCTGAAAGATATCGGTCAGGCGATCCTGGTGAAGCGCGCCGTTGCAGACCTCCTTCTCGATTGCGAGATAAGGTTTGTGCCGACCGTGAGATACAAGAATGGAATGCCGATTTCGTCGCGCTTGAGGCGATTTAGCCGGTCTGAGCTTGACGAGCTGTCGTGCCTCTTCACGGCACTCAACCATTTAAGGGAAGAGATCGTCCGAGGAGAGTCGAGCGTCAAGGACCTTGTAGCGTCGGCTGCATCTCACATAAAGTTCCGCCGGTTTAAATTCGATTTTCTTCGGATTGTCGGCGCTGACAGCTTCGAAGATCTAGAGCAGGTCAAGCTCCCTTTCATCATTATTGGGGCGGCAACGGCTCATGGCCTGAGGGTTTTCGATAGTATCTATGTTCCAGATCAGGATACCCTCCTAAATGGTGCTCCGGATCTCTGGATCGACCTGCCTAAGCACTCGTAG
- a CDS encoding cytochrome P450: MSRRSEDHEADDIIPLSELDVSEGRRFQDDSIWGFFDRLRREDPVHYCKDSPHGPYWSVTKYRDIVAVDTNHKAFSSEQGVTIVDVPDKHWTQSFIKMGPPKHTEQRNTVSPIVGPESLTKLETLIRSRVRAILDGLPRNEAFNWVDMVSIELTTQMLATLFDFPFEDRRLLTYWSDVAVTTPKAGHAIDSWDQRSTILSECLDYFTGLWNERINAEPRLDLISLMAHSPATRHMKPSEFLGNLILLIVGGNDTTRNSITGGLLFMSQYPSELRKLADNPKLVSSAVSEIIRYQTPIAHMRRTAAVDSIVGGKQIRKGDKVVMWYISGNRDEEIIENANRFMIDRKNVRQHLSFGFGIHRCLGRHLAELQLRVLWEEILDARLEIVIVDEPERIASSFVHGYSALPVRIEA, encoded by the coding sequence ATGAGCAGGCGATCAGAAGATCATGAAGCAGATGACATTATCCCGCTGAGCGAGTTGGATGTAAGCGAAGGCAGGCGCTTTCAAGACGACAGCATATGGGGTTTCTTTGACCGGCTGCGAAGAGAAGATCCCGTTCACTACTGCAAAGACAGCCCTCATGGCCCATATTGGTCCGTGACGAAGTATCGGGACATCGTAGCGGTAGACACAAACCACAAAGCATTCTCATCAGAGCAAGGTGTCACTATTGTCGACGTGCCTGATAAGCACTGGACCCAGAGTTTCATCAAGATGGGGCCTCCCAAGCACACCGAGCAGCGCAATACCGTGAGCCCGATCGTCGGACCGGAAAGCCTGACGAAGCTCGAAACCTTGATACGCTCTCGGGTCAGGGCGATTCTCGATGGCTTGCCGCGCAATGAAGCCTTCAATTGGGTAGACATGGTCTCGATAGAGTTGACGACGCAAATGCTCGCTACGCTCTTCGACTTCCCATTTGAGGACCGGCGACTACTGACCTATTGGTCAGACGTAGCTGTTACGACTCCAAAAGCAGGCCATGCGATCGACAGCTGGGACCAGCGAAGCACAATCTTATCAGAATGTCTGGACTATTTCACAGGGCTTTGGAACGAGCGCATTAATGCCGAGCCGCGCCTCGACCTGATTTCCTTGATGGCGCATTCGCCCGCCACACGCCATATGAAGCCGAGTGAGTTTCTCGGGAATCTGATTCTGTTGATCGTTGGGGGAAATGATACAACGCGCAACTCGATTACCGGTGGCCTCCTGTTCATGAGCCAGTACCCCTCCGAACTGCGAAAACTAGCCGACAACCCCAAGCTGGTCTCGAGCGCCGTGTCCGAGATTATCCGATACCAGACACCGATCGCGCATATGCGCCGCACTGCCGCGGTCGACAGCATCGTAGGCGGAAAACAGATCCGGAAAGGCGACAAGGTCGTCATGTGGTACATCTCCGGCAACAGAGACGAAGAGATCATTGAGAACGCCAACCGTTTCATGATCGACCGGAAGAATGTACGGCAGCACCTCTCGTTCGGATTCGGAATCCATCGCTGTCTTGGTCGACACCTTGCGGAACTGCAGTTGAGAGTCCTCTGGGAAGAGATTTTGGATGCGAGACTGGAGATCGTGATCGTCGACGAACCCGAGCGAATTGCATCTAGCTTTGTGCACGGCTATTCGGCTCTCCCCGTGCGGATTGAAGCGTAG
- a CDS encoding recombinase family protein: MNEGSAQNRLVGYARVSTTGQTLDGQLAQLKAAGCDPIFKDTAGGAHVDRKELQRMLAKLEPGDAVTVTRIDRLVRSLFDLFAIVQLINDSGAVFPSIAEPWADTGTSTGRMMLAVMAGMADAERDLIRTRTAEGRARATARGQHMGRPPKLTPEQKREALVRREAGEALAEIGRSYNVNR, translated from the coding sequence ATGAACGAAGGTAGCGCCCAAAATCGTCTCGTTGGATACGCCCGTGTCAGCACCACAGGGCAGACCCTCGACGGCCAGCTGGCCCAGTTGAAGGCAGCGGGGTGCGATCCGATTTTCAAGGACACAGCCGGTGGTGCCCACGTCGATCGCAAAGAGCTGCAGCGCATGCTTGCCAAGTTGGAGCCTGGCGACGCGGTGACGGTCACTCGCATCGACCGCTTGGTGCGGTCTCTCTTCGATCTGTTTGCAATTGTTCAGCTCATCAACGATAGCGGCGCCGTGTTCCCCTCTATCGCGGAGCCTTGGGCCGATACAGGCACCAGCACCGGCCGCATGATGCTGGCCGTCATGGCGGGCATGGCCGACGCGGAGCGCGACCTGATCCGCACCCGAACGGCGGAAGGCAGAGCCAGGGCGACCGCCCGAGGCCAGCACATGGGCCGCCCGCCGAAGCTCACGCCGGAACAGAAGCGCGAGGCCTTGGTCCGCCGAGAAGCTGGCGAGGCCCTGGCCGAGATCGGCCGCAGCTACAACGTCAACCGGTGA
- a CDS encoding cystathionine gamma-synthase family protein, which yields MVKPFPSKTHIGNHMLHPETLMLTYGYDPQLSEGAIKTPVFLTSTFVFKTAEDGQDFFDYVAGRREPPEGMGAGLVYSRFNHPNSEIVEDRLAIYERTESCALFSSGMAAIATTILAFVRPGDIILHSQPLYGGTETLLTNTLARLSIGAVGFADGIDETAVKQASEEAMRKGRVSMILIETPANPTNGLVDIAMIRRIADAIGKAQGHTPIIACDNTLLGPVFQRPIEHGADVSLYSLTKYVGGHSDLIAGAALGSKAIMKGIKALRGAIGTQLDPHSCWMINRSLETLSLRMEKADANARLVADFLRDHPKVAKVHYLGHHEQGSLSGRVFARQCLGAGSTFSFDIVGGKEAAVKFLNALQILKLAVSLGGTESLASLPATMTHSGVPADIRQKIGVLDSTIRLSIGIENPSDLIADLAQALNAA from the coding sequence ATGGTAAAACCGTTCCCGTCGAAGACTCACATCGGCAATCATATGCTGCATCCGGAAACCCTGATGCTGACCTATGGCTATGATCCGCAATTGTCGGAGGGCGCCATCAAGACGCCGGTGTTCCTGACCTCCACCTTCGTGTTCAAGACTGCCGAGGACGGGCAGGATTTCTTCGATTACGTGGCCGGCCGGCGCGAGCCGCCGGAAGGCATGGGCGCGGGCCTGGTCTATTCGCGCTTCAATCATCCCAACAGCGAGATCGTCGAGGACAGGCTCGCGATCTACGAGCGCACGGAGAGTTGCGCGCTGTTCTCATCCGGCATGGCGGCCATCGCAACCACGATCCTGGCCTTCGTTCGCCCCGGCGATATCATCCTGCACTCGCAGCCGCTCTATGGCGGGACGGAGACCCTGCTGACGAACACGCTCGCGCGTCTGTCGATTGGCGCCGTCGGCTTTGCCGACGGCATCGACGAGACGGCGGTCAAGCAGGCCTCGGAAGAGGCCATGCGCAAGGGGCGGGTTTCGATGATCCTGATCGAGACGCCCGCCAATCCGACCAACGGCCTCGTCGACATCGCCATGATTCGCCGCATTGCCGATGCCATCGGCAAGGCGCAGGGACACACGCCGATAATCGCCTGCGACAACACGCTGCTCGGGCCGGTGTTTCAGCGGCCGATCGAGCATGGCGCGGATGTTTCGCTGTATTCGCTGACGAAATATGTCGGCGGCCATTCCGACCTGATCGCGGGCGCCGCGCTCGGATCGAAAGCGATCATGAAGGGCATCAAGGCGCTGCGCGGCGCCATAGGCACCCAGCTCGATCCGCATTCCTGCTGGATGATCAACCGCTCGCTCGAGACGCTCAGCCTGCGGATGGAGAAAGCCGATGCGAATGCGCGGCTCGTGGCGGACTTCCTGCGCGATCACCCGAAGGTCGCCAAGGTGCACTACCTCGGTCATCACGAGCAGGGCTCGCTCTCGGGGCGCGTGTTCGCGCGGCAATGCCTCGGCGCCGGGTCGACTTTCTCGTTCGACATCGTCGGCGGCAAGGAGGCGGCGGTGAAATTCCTCAACGCCCTGCAGATTCTCAAGCTGGCGGTCAGCCTCGGCGGCACGGAATCGCTCGCAAGCCTGCCCGCGACCATGACCCATTCCGGCGTTCCCGCCGACATCCGCCAAAAAATCGGCGTGCTCGATTCCACGATCCGGCTCTCGATCGGCATCGAGAACCCGTCGGACCTGATCGCCGATCTCGCGCAGGCGCTGAACGCCGCTTGA